GTCGTTGGTGCGGATGTTGAGGCTCACGTGGTCTTGGCTCGCCTGTTCGCCGAAGTAGACATCCCCGTCGGCCTCGACCACCAGGGAGTTGCTGGGGGCGCCGGCGTGGACGACGAAGGGGAGGGTGTCACCGTTGGACACGTCCCGCAGGTGAAAGGAGATCTCGTTGGCGCTGACATCCCAGGTGTAGGGACTGAAGCCCCGGCTGACATCCTGCTCCAGACGCAGGCCGGGGGTGTTGCCGGAAGTCGAGTGGATGGAGCGTCCAGGGGTGTTGGTGCCCAGCCCCAGGGCGGCATCGCTGGTGACGTAGAGGGCGTGGTCCGGAGCGTCCCCCTCGATGGTCATGGGCACGGTGCCGGCGTCCACGTCCTCGACGGAGAAACGGTCCGGCCCTCCGTTGGTGTTGCTATTGATCAGCAGGCGCCAGTCGCGGGTGGGGAAATCGAAGGTATTGGAGGTGTCCTCGAAGTGGAGGCGCAGGTTCTCCTCCTTGAGGCGCAGGGTGTCGAGACCGAAGTTTTCGTTCTGGTCGACACAGTCGCCGCCGATGCAGGCGCTGTTGTGGACGTAGAGATTATTGTTGGAGAAGAGCTCCTCGGTGGCGGCCTGCGGGCCGCTACCACCCTGAACGGGGGCGGCTCCAGGGAGGGGCTCGACCCGTCCGGAATCCACCACCGAGCCGTCACGAACCGAGAAGGCACCGCTCTGAGGAGTCGGACCGGCGTTGCGCCGGCTTCGTTCGCCGTCCTCGGGAGTCCGTTGCCGGGTTGCGGAGCTCGGCTGGGCCTGCAGCCGCCATTGGTAGACCCCGTCGGTGAGTCCCGAGACGTCGATGGCGGGTACTCCGTCCCGGAAGCTGGTGCGTTCCAGAGAGTAGCCGTCGGGACCGGCGACGGTGAGCAGCAGCGTGCCGTGATCCGCGAGGGGCTGGAAGACCAGCCCTTGGGAGCTGGTGTGGACGGTCACCAACTCTTCGGCAGTCGCGGTGCCGGCGAGGCTGCCGGGGATCAACCCCGAGGCAAAGGCGAAGAATGCACCGAAGACGAGACCGGCGAGGAGCCGTGAGCGAGTGTTCCGGCGTGCGACGGTGCGAAGCAAGGATGAAAGCATGGAATCCTCCAAGACATTTGAGATGCGCAGCTCCTGAGCTCGGCGGGCTTCCGCCGGGGGGGCTAGGCGGAGGCCTGTTAGAAGCCGGGGCTGCGGTTGGTCGTATCTGGAGAATTCGTTATCGCAAGATGATTGCCAGGTTCGCTGGAAGGCTCGAGGGAGCTCGAAACGCCTGAAGATCCAGGCGATCGGCCGCTTCGAGTGGCTCCGGCCGCCCTCGCCGAAGCTCCGGGAAACGCCCACGAAGTTGCCACGGAGCCCGGATCATAGGCGGCGGGAATGGCCATGTGGCCATAAGTCTGGGGCGCTGAATTCACAACAAAAAAGGCGCCCCGGAGGGCGCCTTCAGGTGAGCCTGGGATCAGGCTCGGTTTGTGGCCGCGGAATCTAGGTCCCGCTGCCTGTCAGGAGCGAGTTCAGGGCTCCATTCCCTCCAGGGCCTCGAGGCGCTGACGCAGCTCGTCGAGGGCCGCTTCCTTCTCCTGCAGGCGCTGGTAGAGAGCCTGGATGGCGGCGAAGGCGACGCCGTCGGCGTCGGTGGTGGCGATGTGCTTGTCATCGGCGCCAACGCCGAAGGCGGCGTAGAAGTCCTGCGCCATGGGGCCGATGTGCGGGGTGTCACCCTCGTCGTGGATGTAGTTCCAACGCTGCACCGGGACCTGGGCCAGGCGCTCGAGGATGTCGGTGGTCTCGACGGAGCCAATATTCTCCTTGACGTTGCGGTCGGAGGAGGGGTTCAGCGAGCCGGTGATGATGAGATCGCCATTCTGCATAAGGGTCAGCTGGTCACCACCGTCGAGCTCCAGGTTGTACTGGTTGTTGCGGTAGATCTGCTGCCAGGTCCACGCGGTAGCGCTGGTGTTGCCGGTGAAGTTGGTGCGCAGGTTGACATCAGCAGAGGCAGAGAGATTGAGCATGTCCTGGGCACCGCTGGCGGCGGTGGTGCGGACCTGCAGGCCGGGCACGCTGTTGGCGTCGGAGGTCACGACCTCCATCTTGGCGCCGGGGGAAGTGGTGTTGACGCCCACCCGGTCGTTACCGGTGAGGGTCAGGGTGTTGGTGGCGGCGCCGGGGAAGATCTTGAAGGGCAGGTTGCTGCCGTTGCTGACGTCGCGGACGAAGAAGTTGGTCTCGTTACCGGCCACGTCCCAGGTCTGGGCGGCGAAGCCGGAGGACTGGTCCTGCTCCAGGCGCAGGGTCGGGGAGTCGCCGTCCTTGCTGTGAAGCTCGACCACCGGGGCGCTGGTGCCGAAGCCGATGTTGCCGCTGCTGTCGACGTAGAGGGCGCTGTTGGGGGCGCCGGCCTCGATGGTGAAGGGAGTGCGGCCACCGTCGACGTCGTCGATGGTGAACTGGTTGGCGCCGCCGTTGCCGGTCTCGTTGGCGGCGAGCTGCCAGTCGTTGGAGGGGAAGGAGCCGCTGTTGGAGGTGTCCTGGAACTTGATGCGCAGGTTGTTCTCCTTCAGCCGCAGAGTGTCGAAGCCGAAGCTCTCGGAGCTGGTGCAGTCCACACCCACGCACTCGCTACCCTGGACGATGAGGTCCATGGTGATGACCTGAGTCTCCTCGGTGAGGTTGCTGAGGCCGCCGGTGGCCGCCTCGACGCCGCCGGAGCGAGCGCCGTCGGAGAGGGCGCCGCCCTCTTCCACCAGGCTGGTGTCGACGAGGGCGCCGTTGACGATGCGGAAGTTGCCGCTCTGCTGGGCTCCCTCTACCAGCTTGCCCTGGTACCGCAGCTGCGCGGCGACCTCGGCGCTGTTGCCGTTCTGGCGCGCCTCGGCGAGGGCGCGGCGGGTGGCGTTGTCGAGCACCGGCGCCGCGGTGATCTGGTAGCGGTAGAAGCCGTCGGCGAGGCCGGCGGTGTCGAAGTAGCCAGCGCGGTCGGCGGCGACCTCGTGACGCTCGACGAAGTCATAGGGGCCGGTGACGGTAATGGTCATGCCGCCGTGGGCCGTTTCCGGCTGGAAGGCAATGGAGTCGATGCCGGCATCGACG
Above is a genomic segment from Acidobacteriota bacterium containing:
- a CDS encoding tail fiber domain-containing protein; protein product: MLSSLLRTVARRNTRSRLLAGLVFGAFFAFASGLIPGSLAGTATAEELVTVHTSSQGLVFQPLADHGTLLLTVAGPDGYSLERTSFRDGVPAIDVSGLTDGVYQWRLQAQPSSATRQRTPEDGERSRRNAGPTPQSGAFSVRDGSVVDSGRVEPLPGAAPVQGGSGPQAATEELFSNNNLYVHNSACIGGDCVDQNENFGLDTLRLKEENLRLHFEDTSNTFDFPTRDWRLLINSNTNGGPDRFSVEDVDAGTVPMTIEGDAPDHALYVTSDAALGLGTNTPGRSIHSTSGNTPGLRLEQDVSRGFSPYTWDVSANEISFHLRDVSNGDTLPFVVHAGAPSNSLVVEADGDVYFGEQASQDHVSLNIRTNDDDNFAGLRVENVGTGNIQTQFANLEDDWEWRQTFREGDMIFDSQEDGANEWELDTDGNVTATSFNPTSDRNLKQGFDAVDPAEVLERLAAIPVTRWSYRGDADATPHIGPVAQDFHAAFGVGADDRHISTTDADGVAFAAIQALYQQLQEARADRAMLLQRLEALERCEP
- a CDS encoding tail fiber domain-containing protein, whose amino-acid sequence is MTTRKTTLLMILALALVAVGVTPALADETARVARVDAGIDSIAFQPETAHGGMTITVTGPYDFVERHEVAADRAGYFDTAGLADGFYRYQITAAPVLDNATRRALAEARQNGNSAEVAAQLRYQGKLVEGAQQSGNFRIVNGALVDTSLVEEGGALSDGARSGGVEAATGGLSNLTEETQVITMDLIVQGSECVGVDCTSSESFGFDTLRLKENNLRIKFQDTSNSGSFPSNDWQLAANETGNGGANQFTIDDVDGGRTPFTIEAGAPNSALYVDSSGNIGFGTSAPVVELHSKDGDSPTLRLEQDQSSGFAAQTWDVAGNETNFFVRDVSNGSNLPFKIFPGAATNTLTLTGNDRVGVNTTSPGAKMEVVTSDANSVPGLQVRTTAASGAQDMLNLSASADVNLRTNFTGNTSATAWTWQQIYRNNQYNLELDGGDQLTLMQNGDLIITGSLNPSSDRNVKENIGSVETTDILERLAQVPVQRWNYIHDEGDTPHIGPMAQDFYAAFGVGADDKHIATTDADGVAFAAIQALYQRLQEKEAALDELRQRLEALEGMEP